A single window of Candidatus Margulisiibacteriota bacterium DNA harbors:
- the obgE gene encoding GTPase ObgE: MFLDETVIYVKAGHGGVGGKHFLREKYRPFGGPAGGDGGAGGSIYLQADTGLNSLNDFRYKKEFSAADGQNGLRNKMAGRDADDIVILVPCGTVARQAETKKIIADLTSPGEKFLLARGGKGGRGNYHFATSRNQAPAYAQHGLPGEELRVELELKLIADAGLVGLPNAGKSTLLKMLTNAKPKVGDYPFTTLSPNLGILPVHKKNIVLADIPGLIEGASSGAGLGDEFLRHIERTKIILHLIDASGLSGDPAQNYQIINQELKAYSAKLARKKQLVVFNKIDIPESAENIARFKQKFPQLETLSISAAAAQNLDGLRETLFVQLKGAISR; encoded by the coding sequence ATGTTCCTCGATGAAACGGTTATTTACGTCAAAGCCGGGCACGGCGGCGTGGGCGGCAAGCATTTTTTGCGCGAAAAGTATCGGCCTTTTGGCGGGCCGGCCGGCGGCGACGGCGGCGCGGGCGGCTCGATCTATCTGCAGGCGGACACCGGCTTGAATTCGCTGAACGATTTTCGTTACAAAAAAGAATTTAGCGCGGCGGACGGGCAGAACGGCTTGCGCAACAAAATGGCCGGCCGCGATGCGGACGATATTGTAATTCTGGTGCCCTGCGGGACTGTTGCGCGTCAGGCCGAAACCAAAAAAATAATTGCGGATCTGACCAGTCCCGGTGAAAAATTTCTGCTGGCCAGAGGCGGCAAGGGCGGGCGGGGTAATTATCATTTCGCCACTTCGCGCAATCAAGCGCCGGCTTATGCTCAGCACGGTCTGCCCGGCGAAGAGCTGCGGGTGGAATTAGAATTAAAACTGATCGCGGACGCCGGACTGGTCGGCCTGCCCAACGCTGGCAAATCCACGCTGCTTAAAATGCTGACCAACGCCAAACCGAAGGTCGGCGATTACCCGTTTACCACGCTGTCGCCCAATCTGGGCATTTTGCCGGTGCATAAAAAAAATATTGTGCTGGCGGATATTCCCGGTCTGATCGAGGGCGCCTCGTCCGGCGCGGGTTTGGGCGACGAATTTTTGCGCCACATCGAGCGCACGAAAATAATTCTGCACCTGATCGACGCGAGCGGTTTGTCCGGCGATCCGGCGCAAAATTATCAGATCATCAATCAGGAGTTAAAAGCCTACAGCGCGAAATTGGCGCGAAAAAAACAACTCGTCGTTTTCAATAAAATTGACATTCCTGAAAGCGCGGAAAATATCGCGCGGTTCAAACAAAAATTTCCGCAGCTCGAAACTTTAAGCATTTCCGCCGCCGCCGCGCAAAATCTGGACGGGCTGCGGGAAACGTTGTTTGTACAGCTCAAAGGAGCGATTTCAAGGTGA